From Flavipsychrobacter sp., a single genomic window includes:
- the tgt gene encoding tRNA guanosine(34) transglycosylase Tgt, which yields MNFDIKAKDANSKARAGTITTGHGEIQTPIFMPVGTVGSVKGVAQDVLKKEINADIILGNTYHLYLRPGTDIIEQAGGLHKFNGWDRPILTDSGGYQVFSLSNNRKLKEEGAVFQSHIDGSKHLFTPENVIDIQRSIGADIIMAFDECPPYPSDYSYAKKSMELTHRWLARCVKQMSETEPKYGYEQSLFPIIQGSTFKDLRKESSEFIAGMDCDGNAIGGLSVGEPEEMMYEMCAWCCEHLPEEKPRYLMGVGTPWNILENISLGVDMFDCVMPTRNGRNGMLFTSKGVINIKNKKWEKDFTPIDDGIDCPTSNFYTKAYVRHLFAAKEILGLQIASIHNLAFYLHLVRQAREHILQGDFNSWKKEQIDILKQRL from the coding sequence ATGAATTTTGATATTAAAGCAAAAGACGCCAACTCAAAAGCGAGAGCAGGAACCATAACTACCGGTCATGGGGAGATACAGACCCCTATATTTATGCCAGTAGGTACGGTAGGTAGTGTGAAAGGTGTTGCTCAAGATGTGCTTAAAAAAGAGATCAATGCCGACATCATACTCGGCAATACCTACCATTTATATTTGCGCCCGGGCACTGATATTATTGAGCAGGCGGGCGGTTTGCATAAGTTCAATGGCTGGGACAGACCTATCCTTACTGACAGCGGAGGGTATCAAGTATTCTCCTTATCCAACAACCGTAAGCTAAAAGAGGAAGGGGCGGTTTTTCAATCGCATATAGATGGTTCAAAGCATTTATTTACTCCTGAAAATGTAATAGACATTCAAAGGAGCATAGGTGCTGATATTATTATGGCCTTCGATGAGTGCCCTCCCTACCCTTCAGACTATAGCTATGCTAAAAAGTCGATGGAGCTAACCCACAGGTGGCTAGCTCGTTGTGTAAAGCAGATGAGCGAAACCGAGCCTAAATATGGCTATGAGCAATCATTATTCCCTATTATACAAGGCAGCACGTTTAAAGACCTCCGTAAGGAATCTTCTGAATTCATTGCAGGCATGGACTGTGATGGTAATGCCATAGGAGGTTTATCAGTTGGAGAACCTGAAGAGATGATGTATGAAATGTGTGCTTGGTGCTGTGAACACTTGCCGGAAGAAAAACCAAGATACTTAATGGGTGTAGGCACACCATGGAATATATTGGAAAACATATCGCTTGGTGTAGATATGTTTGACTGTGTGATGCCAACACGCAATGGAAGAAATGGCATGCTGTTTACCTCAAAAGGTGTTATAAATATCAAGAACAAGAAGTGGGAAAAAGACTTCACACCTATTGATGATGGTATAGACTGCCCGACTAGTAATTTTTACACCAAAGCTTACGTTCGACATTTATTTGCGGCAAAAGAGATACTAGGATTACAGATCGCTAGTATCCACAACTTGGCCTTCTACCTGCATTTGGTAAGACAAGCAAGAGAACATATTTTACAAGGAGATTTCAACTCGTGGAAAAAAGAACAAATAGACATATTAAAACAACGTTTATAA
- a CDS encoding LptF/LptG family permease → MPILDKYIIKKFISTFFFAILILAVIACVIDYSEKVESFVSRNAPAMEILNYYKNFVPHITALLFPLFIFIATIFFTSKLAYKSEIIAILAGGISFPRFLRPYIIGAVFLCSISLIANHWIVPAANKQRLAFENKYINHEAIASGDNVHLRLTNNLYVYVQSYNYQANIGYRFTAETIEGTLLKEKIMSERISYDSAKNNWKLYDVTVRINDGINEKLEFYPELEKEYPFKPLDLDEDDAIKEALTTPQLNKFIEREKLRGRETLNFFYVEKYRRTSQPFAALILTIIGVCIASRKIRGGSGLHLALGIAISAVYILAMQLTNTYATKSILDPIVAVWIPNFIFGLLAIYLYRRQIR, encoded by the coding sequence ATGCCCATACTGGACAAGTATATTATTAAAAAGTTCATATCTACTTTCTTCTTTGCGATATTGATACTCGCGGTTATCGCTTGTGTTATAGACTATTCAGAAAAGGTAGAATCTTTTGTAAGCAGAAATGCCCCTGCAATGGAGATATTGAACTACTATAAAAACTTTGTCCCACACATTACAGCGCTGCTCTTTCCATTATTCATATTTATAGCTACCATATTTTTCACCTCTAAGCTGGCATATAAATCCGAGATCATAGCCATATTAGCAGGAGGCATCTCTTTTCCTAGATTTTTAAGACCATATATTATTGGAGCTGTCTTCTTATGTAGTATTTCTTTGATAGCCAACCACTGGATAGTACCTGCTGCTAACAAACAACGACTAGCTTTTGAGAATAAATATATTAATCATGAAGCCATAGCTTCTGGAGATAACGTACACTTAAGGCTGACCAACAACCTATATGTCTATGTACAGAGCTACAACTACCAAGCTAACATAGGGTACAGATTTACTGCTGAAACGATAGAAGGCACGTTACTGAAAGAGAAAATAATGTCGGAGCGCATTAGTTACGACTCTGCAAAAAACAACTGGAAACTTTATGATGTAACCGTACGTATCAATGACGGCATCAACGAAAAACTAGAATTCTACCCTGAGCTTGAAAAGGAATACCCTTTTAAACCATTGGACCTAGACGAAGATGATGCCATAAAAGAAGCATTGACCACTCCTCAACTCAATAAGTTTATAGAAAGAGAAAAGCTTAGAGGTAGAGAAACATTAAACTTCTTCTATGTAGAAAAATACAGAAGAACCTCTCAACCTTTTGCGGCACTTATCCTTACCATAATAGGTGTGTGTATAGCTAGTAGAAAGATACGTGGAGGTAGTGGACTGCACCTGGCATTGGGTATCGCTATTAGTGCAGTATATATATTAGCCATGCAACTTACCAATACCTATGCCACTAAATCTATACTAGACCCTATAGTAGCGGTTTGGATACCGAACTTTATATTTGGCTTACTAGCTATATACTTATATAGAAGGCAAATAAGGTAG
- the dusB gene encoding tRNA dihydrouridine synthase DusB: MVKIRDIELGEFPLLLAPMEDVSDPPFRAVCKENGADLMYTEFISSEGLIRDAIKSRQKLDIFDYERPIGIQIFGGDEEAMAMAASIVDTTNPDLVDINYGCPVKKVVCKGAGAGVLKDIDLMVRLTKAVIKSTSLPVTVKTRLGWDDSSKNIEEVAERLQDIGVEALSIHGRTRVQMYKGEADWRLIAKVKENPRITMPIFGNGDIDSPQKALEYKNRYGVDGVMIGRAAIGYPWIFREVKHYLATGETLPPPTLEERIAACRKHLRGSVEWKGDRLGLLEMRRHYANYLKGLPHVKEFRTRLVTTDDYDELEAILDEVIVHYKGIETTV; encoded by the coding sequence ATGGTCAAGATCAGAGATATAGAGTTAGGTGAATTTCCTTTGTTGCTAGCCCCAATGGAAGATGTTAGTGATCCTCCGTTCAGGGCGGTATGTAAGGAAAATGGTGCGGATCTGATGTATACAGAGTTTATATCTTCTGAGGGGTTGATACGAGATGCTATAAAAAGCAGGCAGAAGCTGGACATCTTCGATTATGAACGACCTATTGGTATCCAGATATTTGGTGGGGACGAGGAAGCTATGGCAATGGCCGCAAGTATTGTTGATACGACCAATCCTGATCTGGTAGATATCAACTACGGTTGCCCTGTGAAAAAAGTCGTGTGTAAAGGTGCCGGTGCAGGGGTGCTTAAGGATATTGATCTGATGGTGCGCCTTACCAAGGCTGTTATCAAATCAACCTCTTTACCCGTTACTGTTAAAACCCGTTTGGGCTGGGACGATAGCTCTAAAAATATAGAAGAAGTAGCCGAAAGGCTACAAGATATAGGTGTGGAAGCGCTATCGATACATGGTAGAACAAGGGTGCAAATGTATAAAGGTGAGGCTGATTGGCGTTTGATCGCTAAAGTGAAAGAAAACCCACGTATTACCATGCCTATATTCGGGAATGGTGATATTGATAGTCCTCAAAAGGCTCTGGAGTATAAAAATAGATATGGTGTAGATGGTGTGATGATAGGTAGGGCTGCTATAGGCTACCCTTGGATATTTAGAGAAGTGAAACACTATTTAGCTACTGGAGAGACCTTACCTCCACCAACACTTGAGGAGCGAATTGCAGCTTGTAGAAAACATTTAAGAGGTTCTGTAGAATGGAAAGGTGATCGTTTAGGGTTATTGGAAATGCGTAGGCATTATGCCAACTACCTGAAAGGGCTACCTCATGTAAAAGAATTCCGTACTAGACTGGTAACTACCGACGACTATGACGAACTGGAAGCCATACTAGATGAGGTTATAGTTCATTATAAAGGTATAGAAACAACCGTCTAG
- a CDS encoding KUP/HAK/KT family potassium transporter: protein MGKNLDKLSFAGLLVALGIIYGDIGTSPLYVMNAICNGKEISELLIYGSLSCIIWTLTLQTTVKYVLLTLRADNKGEGGTFALFAQVRRHGKWAVFAAMVGGATLLADGMIAPPISVTSAIEGLQNIPSLGDISDKTIITIVIVILSGLFFFQQFGTAYIGRSFGPVMTIWFSMLAVLGLMHISNDWSIFKSFNPYYAIKLLTMYPEGFWLLGAVFLCTTGAEALYSDLGHCGKINIRMSWIFVKACLILNYLGQGAWLLQQKGQVWSSATGNPFFNLMPDWFVVIGIIIATFAAIIASQAMISGSFTLISEGIKLNVWPKMKINYPTIERGQSFIPGINLLLYIGCITIVLIFQKSAKMEAAYGLAITLCMMMTSTLFSYYMYVKRYPKVWIIAYLMVFPTIEMSFLIANLEKFPHGGYVALIVAGILFTVMFVWYKARRIKNRYVEFVELESYVSTLQEISNDKSIPKYATHLVYLTSANNPKEIEHKIMYSIVQRKPKRADIYWFVHVDVLDDPYTMEYQVQTIVPNEIIRIDFRLGFRVEHKIQLMFKKVVEGMMQNKEVNVFSRYESLSRKNVQGDFRFIVIEKFLSRDNDLPLIERLIMRGYFILKRFSLSEERAFGLDTSDVTTEKYPMYVSAVSDFKLKRLEDINILH from the coding sequence GTGGGAAAAAATCTAGACAAGTTATCATTTGCAGGATTATTAGTTGCACTTGGCATTATCTATGGAGATATAGGAACCTCTCCTTTATATGTAATGAATGCCATTTGCAATGGTAAAGAAATTAGCGAGCTATTGATATATGGTAGCCTGTCTTGCATTATATGGACACTTACTTTGCAAACAACGGTAAAGTACGTGCTACTTACCTTAAGAGCTGACAATAAAGGAGAAGGAGGCACATTTGCACTTTTTGCACAGGTGCGGAGACATGGCAAATGGGCTGTTTTTGCAGCTATGGTGGGTGGTGCAACGCTATTGGCCGATGGGATGATAGCCCCTCCTATATCTGTAACCTCAGCTATAGAAGGCTTACAAAACATACCATCGCTAGGTGATATTTCAGACAAAACGATCATTACTATTGTTATAGTAATACTTTCGGGGTTATTCTTCTTTCAACAGTTTGGTACAGCATATATAGGACGCTCTTTTGGCCCTGTAATGACCATATGGTTCAGCATGCTGGCTGTGTTGGGATTGATGCATATCAGCAACGACTGGAGCATATTCAAATCCTTCAACCCATACTATGCCATTAAGTTATTGACCATGTACCCTGAAGGATTTTGGCTACTGGGTGCTGTCTTCCTTTGTACAACAGGTGCTGAAGCACTTTACTCTGACCTTGGACACTGCGGCAAGATCAACATTCGTATGTCTTGGATATTTGTAAAGGCGTGTTTAATACTGAACTATCTTGGACAAGGAGCATGGCTACTGCAACAAAAGGGACAAGTATGGTCCTCAGCTACAGGTAACCCTTTCTTTAATTTAATGCCAGACTGGTTTGTTGTTATCGGTATCATTATCGCAACCTTTGCAGCCATTATTGCCAGCCAAGCAATGATATCAGGATCTTTCACACTAATAAGCGAGGGCATAAAGCTGAATGTATGGCCTAAAATGAAGATCAACTACCCTACTATAGAACGTGGGCAATCTTTTATACCGGGCATCAACCTACTTCTATACATCGGCTGTATCACAATAGTGCTCATCTTCCAAAAATCTGCAAAGATGGAAGCAGCATACGGTCTTGCTATTACGCTGTGTATGATGATGACCTCAACGCTTTTCTCTTACTACATGTATGTTAAGCGATATCCTAAGGTTTGGATCATTGCCTATCTAATGGTTTTCCCTACTATTGAGATGTCCTTCCTTATTGCCAATTTGGAGAAATTCCCTCATGGTGGTTATGTAGCATTAATAGTTGCAGGCATATTATTTACAGTAATGTTTGTGTGGTATAAGGCGCGCAGAATCAAAAACCGTTATGTAGAATTTGTGGAATTGGAAAGTTATGTATCTACACTACAGGAGATCAGTAATGATAAAAGCATTCCTAAATACGCAACACACTTAGTTTACCTAACCAGTGCCAACAACCCTAAGGAAATAGAACACAAGATCATGTATTCTATTGTGCAGCGGAAACCCAAAAGGGCTGATATTTACTGGTTTGTACACGTAGATGTATTGGACGATCCTTATACCATGGAATATCAGGTACAAACAATCGTTCCTAACGAGATCATACGTATAGACTTCAGGCTAGGTTTTAGGGTAGAACATAAAATACAGCTTATGTTCAAAAAGGTAGTAGAAGGAATGATGCAGAATAAAGAGGTGAACGTTTTTAGCCGTTACGAATCATTGAGCAGAAAGAATGTACAAGGAGATTTCCGATTTATCGTTATTGAGAAATTCTTATCCAGAGATAATGATCTGCCGTTAATTGAAAGATTGATCATGCGAGGCTACTTCATCTTGAAGCGTTTCAGCTTGTCGGAAGAACGTGCATTTGGCTTAGACACGTCGGACGTTACAACAGAAAAGTACCCTATGTATGTATCTGCAGTATCTGACTTCAAGCTAAAAAGACTGGAAGACATCAATATACTACACTAA
- a CDS encoding MBL fold metallo-hydrolase has product MKISFHGAARTVTGSKHIVHLNNPKRKILLDCGLFQGMGKETLTLNSEWGFDPLEIDHVIISHAHIDHIGLLPRLVKEGYKGVIYCTTATLGLLQILLRDSAYIQEADVRHINKIRDRQGREKVEPLYTEADVLEVFDLIHTIDYDTPYKIEEGIELLYTDCGHILGSAAVNLKLKENGTEVRLAFSGDIGRYRDMILRSPQDFPQADYIIMESTYGNKLHDLVAPATDDLLHHIEHTCLKKKGKLIIPAFSVGRTQELLYMLNRLELERRLPNLKYYVDSPLSVEATNIIKRHPECFNSHVRALLEKDDDVFDFKGLHFIENVDESKRLNYNDEPCVIISASGMAEAGRVKHHILNSIGDADNTILIVGYCEPHSLGARLRRGEEHVTIYGIQHAVKAEVGVIESMSAHADYDDLSQWLSCQDPQQVKKVFLVHGEYENQIAFKNRLIRKGFLDVEIPRQHDEIGLGL; this is encoded by the coding sequence ATGAAGATTTCTTTTCACGGAGCAGCACGCACGGTTACTGGTTCAAAACACATAGTACATCTAAATAATCCTAAAAGAAAAATATTACTGGACTGTGGTCTTTTTCAAGGTATGGGTAAAGAAACCCTTACGCTGAATAGTGAATGGGGTTTTGACCCTCTGGAGATCGATCATGTTATTATTTCTCATGCGCATATTGACCACATAGGACTTTTACCACGTTTGGTTAAAGAAGGGTATAAGGGTGTTATATACTGTACTACGGCAACTCTTGGGTTGTTGCAAATTTTGCTCCGAGATTCTGCTTATATACAAGAAGCTGATGTAAGACATATCAATAAAATAAGAGATAGGCAAGGACGAGAAAAGGTAGAGCCTTTATATACTGAGGCAGATGTTTTGGAGGTTTTTGACCTGATACATACCATTGATTATGATACACCATATAAAATAGAAGAAGGCATTGAGCTTTTGTATACAGACTGTGGGCACATATTAGGTAGTGCTGCAGTTAACCTAAAGCTAAAGGAAAATGGTACAGAGGTTCGCTTAGCCTTTAGTGGAGATATAGGTAGATATAGAGATATGATACTTCGTTCACCACAAGATTTTCCTCAAGCAGACTATATCATCATGGAGTCGACCTATGGTAATAAGTTGCATGACCTTGTAGCTCCTGCAACGGACGATCTATTACATCATATAGAACATACTTGCCTTAAGAAAAAGGGGAAGCTCATTATCCCTGCATTTAGTGTGGGTAGGACACAGGAGCTATTGTATATGCTCAATAGGTTGGAGCTAGAACGACGATTGCCTAACCTCAAGTATTATGTTGACAGTCCATTGTCTGTTGAAGCTACTAATATTATCAAAAGACACCCTGAATGCTTTAATAGCCATGTAAGAGCACTATTGGAAAAAGATGATGACGTCTTCGATTTCAAGGGGCTGCATTTTATTGAAAATGTGGACGAGTCCAAAAGGTTGAATTATAATGATGAGCCTTGTGTTATTATTTCAGCATCAGGTATGGCAGAGGCTGGTAGAGTAAAGCATCATATACTCAATAGTATAGGCGATGCCGACAATACAATTCTAATTGTAGGGTATTGCGAACCGCACTCTTTGGGTGCTAGGCTTAGGCGCGGAGAAGAGCATGTGACCATATATGGTATACAACATGCTGTAAAGGCAGAAGTAGGTGTTATTGAAAGCATGAGTGCACATGCTGACTATGACGACTTGTCTCAATGGCTATCTTGTCAAGATCCTCAACAGGTGAAAAAGGTGTTCCTCGTACATGGTGAGTACGAGAATCAAATAGCCTTTAAGAACAGATTGATAAGAAAAGGTTTTTTAGACGTAGAGATACCACGACAACATGATGAGATAGGGTTGGGGCTTTAG
- a CDS encoding archaeosortase/exosortase family protein, translating into MITKFKQWFSSLPKIVRQFLIKAIIVLLVWQVSYIFLLEPKRVIDIPLTAFVADNTVMVLSQFYDNVSTIPTRTGEEVIINGRHAIGIADGCNGLALFVVYLGFILCFPVQKKRLFLYCTVGLLIIHILNIARVSGLAYINITFPDYMDFAHHYLFKIMVYGGIFYLWYLYTKPFLHSVKTKES; encoded by the coding sequence ATGATAACAAAGTTTAAGCAGTGGTTTTCCTCACTACCTAAAATAGTAAGGCAGTTTCTAATAAAAGCTATCATCGTACTACTTGTTTGGCAAGTGTCTTATATCTTTTTATTAGAACCTAAACGTGTTATCGATATCCCCCTCACCGCTTTTGTTGCTGATAATACCGTAATGGTGCTTTCCCAATTTTACGATAACGTAAGTACCATACCAACACGTACAGGTGAAGAAGTGATTATTAACGGCAGACATGCAATAGGCATTGCAGATGGCTGTAACGGACTAGCTTTGTTTGTTGTTTATCTAGGGTTCATCCTTTGCTTTCCCGTGCAAAAGAAAAGGCTTTTTCTGTATTGTACAGTAGGACTATTGATCATTCACATTTTAAACATTGCCCGTGTCAGCGGTTTGGCCTATATCAATATCACCTTCCCCGACTATATGGACTTTGCCCACCATTACCTGTTTAAAATAATGGTATATGGAGGTATATTTTATCTATGGTATTTATATACCAAACCATTTCTACATTCCGTAAAAACCAAAGAGAGCTGA
- a CDS encoding peptidylprolyl isomerase — MRKLFFTCFITATTITSGWAQTLFHYGKNPVDKKDFLRIYEKNSINKKPDYSEKALREYLELYSLFRMKVKEAEEAHLDTMANIESELNNYRKQLAKNYLTDEQISEKLYKEAYDRMSEDIRVAHILILSAPTATSADTVKPYAQIDSVYNALVKKKADFGEMAKKYSEDKGSNINGGDIGYITALQTVYDFENVAYNTPVGTVSKPFRTRFGYHLLKVLDRRKSMGEIKVAQILLTTPKSKGEEGIAEAKEKIKKIKAEMKKGASFEDMVTKYSEDKFSKDNKGELDKFGTGNMVPVFEKAAFALKNPGDISEPVQTDYGFHIIKLIQKYPLKSYEDMKGQIKKKVDNDSRSDLAKEIFFNAIKEKNNFKGYEENLDAIVKKIGDNNQTFEVSDFASFNKPVFEVKGKKYLQSDLATYAFSLTRGRIMGPVDRFVTDVYKHYIRTVVQDVEEHNLVEEHPDFKALMDEYRDGIMLFELMDRNVWGRASKDSVGLKAFYYRNTDKYKWDAGFRGAQYKFKNDEALKKGLKALAKKNVTDEDVLKAVNGEDMPDGVLIERGYYEFKTITDFTFADITPNKPTKAIKNADGSYVVAVASEKFDAPTNKTLEEARGYVVADYQEYLESKWNKKLRDKYPVKVNEEEFKSMVK, encoded by the coding sequence ATGCGTAAGCTATTTTTTACCTGTTTCATTACAGCTACTACTATTACCAGCGGGTGGGCACAAACATTGTTCCACTACGGGAAAAACCCTGTTGACAAAAAAGACTTTCTACGTATTTACGAGAAAAACAGCATCAATAAGAAGCCTGACTATTCAGAGAAAGCTTTAAGAGAGTATCTAGAGCTTTATTCACTTTTTCGTATGAAAGTGAAAGAGGCGGAAGAAGCTCATTTAGATACAATGGCTAACATAGAGAGCGAGCTTAATAACTACCGTAAGCAGCTCGCTAAAAACTATCTTACTGATGAGCAGATATCAGAAAAGCTATACAAGGAAGCTTATGATCGCATGTCAGAAGATATAAGAGTTGCGCATATTTTGATATTATCTGCACCCACAGCTACATCTGCTGATACCGTTAAGCCATATGCCCAAATAGACAGTGTGTACAATGCACTAGTAAAGAAAAAGGCAGACTTTGGCGAAATGGCTAAAAAGTATTCTGAGGATAAAGGATCGAACATTAACGGTGGAGACATCGGTTATATTACAGCACTACAAACTGTTTATGATTTCGAAAATGTAGCATATAATACTCCTGTAGGTACGGTGTCTAAACCATTTCGTACTCGTTTTGGCTATCACTTACTAAAAGTGCTAGACAGAAGAAAAAGTATGGGAGAAATAAAAGTAGCACAGATACTACTAACTACTCCTAAGTCTAAAGGTGAAGAAGGTATTGCTGAGGCTAAAGAAAAAATAAAGAAGATAAAAGCAGAGATGAAGAAAGGTGCCAGCTTTGAAGATATGGTAACCAAGTATTCTGAAGATAAATTCTCAAAAGACAATAAAGGGGAGCTGGATAAGTTTGGTACAGGTAATATGGTTCCTGTATTTGAGAAAGCTGCTTTTGCATTAAAAAATCCTGGTGACATATCAGAGCCGGTACAAACAGACTATGGTTTCCATATCATTAAGTTGATACAAAAATATCCTCTTAAGTCTTATGAGGATATGAAAGGACAGATCAAGAAAAAAGTAGATAATGATTCTCGTTCTGACCTTGCCAAAGAAATATTCTTCAATGCAATAAAGGAGAAAAACAACTTTAAAGGATATGAGGAGAACCTTGATGCTATCGTAAAGAAAATAGGTGATAATAATCAAACTTTTGAGGTGAGTGATTTTGCTTCGTTTAACAAGCCTGTTTTTGAAGTTAAGGGTAAGAAGTATTTACAGAGTGATCTTGCAACTTATGCTTTCTCGTTAACAAGAGGAAGAATAATGGGGCCTGTTGATCGTTTTGTTACTGATGTATATAAGCACTATATACGTACAGTTGTTCAAGATGTGGAAGAGCACAACTTGGTAGAAGAACATCCTGACTTCAAAGCCTTAATGGATGAGTATAGAGATGGTATCATGTTATTTGAATTGATGGATCGTAATGTATGGGGCAGAGCCTCTAAAGATTCTGTTGGCTTGAAGGCATTCTACTATCGCAATACAGATAAGTATAAATGGGATGCTGGTTTTAGAGGCGCACAATATAAGTTCAAGAACGATGAGGCATTGAAGAAAGGCCTGAAAGCATTAGCTAAGAAAAATGTAACGGATGAGGATGTGCTTAAAGCAGTTAATGGTGAAGATATGCCTGATGGTGTATTAATAGAAAGAGGCTATTACGAGTTTAAAACTATTACGGATTTTACATTTGCTGACATAACACCAAACAAACCAACAAAAGCAATTAAAAATGCTGATGGTTCTTACGTTGTTGCTGTTGCAAGCGAGAAGTTTGATGCTCCTACCAATAAAACTTTGGAAGAGGCTAGAGGATACGTTGTAGCAGACTACCAAGAGTATTTAGAGAGCAAATGGAATAAGAAACTACGTGATAAATATCCTGTGAAGGTTAATGAAGAAGAATTTAAATCTATGGTTAAATAG